In Desulfomonile tiedjei DSM 6799, a genomic segment contains:
- a CDS encoding type IV pilus twitching motility protein PilT codes for MPKIDSLLTEMIQSGASDLHMVPGMPPLLRLKGDLVPTKHKPLSHKLNEALFFEMMTSQQQKVLQTTLELDLAHEIVGLARFRCNYFYQRRGISAVFRQIPTRIKSLEELGMPAGVHNILGIKKGLVLVTGPTGSGKSTTLAAMIDYINRNEEKHIITIEDPLEFVHENQKSLITQREIGAHAKSFADALRVASREDPNIILVGEMRDLETIALALSSAELGILVFGTVHTNSAVKTIDRVINAFPASQQNQVRTMLSDSLKAVLAQQLLKTADGKGRCAAVEILISNSAVGNLIREGKLAQIASIIQTGSLEGMQTMDQALQQLVDQKRITPEAAYWKAIDKSIFAAQCPAGFVE; via the coding sequence TTGCCCAAAATAGACAGTCTACTCACTGAGATGATTCAATCCGGGGCCTCGGACCTGCACATGGTCCCTGGAATGCCTCCTCTGTTGCGACTCAAAGGGGATTTAGTTCCTACCAAACACAAGCCGCTCTCGCACAAACTGAATGAGGCCCTCTTTTTTGAGATGATGACCAGCCAGCAGCAGAAGGTTCTGCAGACAACCCTTGAACTTGACCTTGCGCATGAAATCGTCGGCTTGGCTCGTTTCAGATGCAATTATTTCTACCAACGCAGGGGTATATCCGCGGTATTTCGCCAAATCCCCACCAGGATCAAGTCGCTTGAAGAACTTGGCATGCCGGCTGGGGTTCACAATATTCTTGGAATCAAGAAGGGATTGGTCCTGGTGACCGGTCCGACAGGATCTGGCAAGTCCACCACGCTTGCTGCCATGATTGACTACATAAACAGAAACGAAGAAAAACACATCATTACCATCGAAGATCCGCTTGAATTCGTTCACGAGAACCAAAAGTCCCTCATCACCCAGCGTGAGATAGGTGCCCACGCGAAAAGCTTTGCCGATGCTCTTCGAGTAGCGTCAAGGGAAGATCCGAACATCATTCTTGTAGGTGAGATGCGGGACCTGGAAACCATTGCGCTTGCCCTCAGCAGCGCAGAATTGGGAATTCTGGTCTTCGGCACGGTCCACACCAACTCGGCCGTAAAGACCATCGACCGGGTTATAAATGCTTTCCCTGCAAGCCAGCAGAATCAGGTTCGCACCATGTTGAGCGATTCCCTCAAGGCGGTGCTTGCTCAACAGCTTCTCAAGACTGCAGACGGCAAAGGAAGGTGTGCTGCTGTAGAAATACTGATCAGCAATTCCGCTGTGGGAAATCTCATCCGGGAAGGAAAGCTTGCTCAAATAGCTTCGATCATCCAGACAGGAAGCTTGGAAGGCATGCAGACAATGGATCAGGCGCTGCAACAGCTTGTGGATCAGAAGCGCATTACCCCCGAAGCGGCTTATTGGAAAGCAATCGATAAATCGATTTTTGCCGCCCAATGTCCAGCCGGATTCGTAGAATAA
- a CDS encoding glycyl-radical enzyme activating protein, whose translation MISVPLITDIKRCSREDGPGIRTVVFFKGCPLRCVFCHNPECWTTGPSIAFHEEDCIQCGQCGRVCPQEAIDFSAPFRIHRERCNNCGLCAEVCPGFGIRKVGDAYTVDELLEILLRDENYYAASGGGVTFSGGECTMHMGFLTKLARALKDQGIHVAIQTSGFFDYSSFADSLLQHVDLMYFDVKFGDSRLHREYTGKGNETIISNLRQLLRHRRDAVIPRIPLIPETTATTENLKRIAELLHHMRAPHVVLLPYNPTGLAKFRRLDLEPPTLPEHFMTRDEEVRIVEFFRQCLGREAKLHGSVTQE comes from the coding sequence TTGATTTCCGTTCCCCTCATAACGGATATAAAACGATGCAGTCGCGAGGACGGGCCGGGCATAAGGACTGTAGTCTTCTTTAAAGGATGTCCGCTCAGGTGCGTTTTTTGCCACAACCCCGAGTGCTGGACTACAGGCCCCAGTATAGCCTTCCATGAAGAGGACTGTATTCAGTGTGGGCAATGTGGACGGGTTTGCCCGCAAGAGGCCATCGACTTCTCTGCTCCGTTCAGGATTCACCGTGAACGCTGTAATAATTGCGGTTTGTGCGCTGAAGTGTGCCCCGGCTTCGGTATCCGCAAGGTGGGCGATGCATATACGGTGGATGAGCTGCTGGAGATTCTTCTGCGTGACGAGAACTATTATGCAGCTTCCGGTGGAGGCGTTACCTTTTCCGGTGGTGAATGCACCATGCACATGGGATTTCTGACAAAGCTCGCACGTGCATTGAAAGATCAGGGCATTCATGTTGCAATACAAACCTCCGGTTTCTTTGATTATTCATCATTCGCAGACAGTCTTTTGCAGCATGTGGATCTCATGTATTTCGATGTGAAGTTTGGTGATTCAAGACTGCATCGGGAATACACGGGGAAGGGAAACGAGACGATTATCTCGAATCTGCGCCAACTTCTCCGGCACAGACGAGATGCAGTCATTCCGAGAATACCTTTGATCCCGGAGACTACGGCAACGACGGAGAATCTCAAGCGTATCGCCGAGCTTTTGCATCATATGAGAGCACCTCATGTGGTCCTCCTGCCGTACAATCCCACAGGTCTGGCCAAATTCCGGAGACTCGATCTTGAGCCCCCAACCTTACCGGAACATTTCATGACGAGAGATGAAGAGGTTAGAATCGTGGAGTTTTTCAGACAATGTCTCGGGCGGGAAGCCAAATTACACGGATCTGTCACGCAGGAGTAG